In Bacillus sp. SB49, a single window of DNA contains:
- a CDS encoding MOSC domain-containing protein, with the protein MVRYVLQALNYGKVETLTYGGKTFESAIRKAAAEAPVYLTKVGLAGDEQAYKDHGGEDKALCLYPYDYYPYWKDIVKDPPETALFGENLTCVGLTEEKGHVGDVYAFGEAVIQISEPRNPCYKLAAKYAVPDMVLRMRDTGFTGFLFRVLKEGDVSSEDVLLLMEKGDVSIAEVNEVKFHDRYNKEKLKRVLASEALAESTKAPLRKQLKKAESMA; encoded by the coding sequence ATGGTAAGATATGTCCTGCAGGCGTTGAATTACGGGAAGGTGGAAACGTTGACCTATGGCGGAAAAACGTTTGAATCCGCCATCAGGAAAGCGGCAGCGGAAGCTCCGGTCTACCTGACAAAGGTCGGTTTGGCCGGTGATGAACAGGCGTATAAAGATCATGGTGGAGAAGACAAAGCGCTCTGCCTTTATCCTTATGATTACTATCCTTATTGGAAGGATATCGTCAAGGATCCTCCAGAGACAGCGCTGTTCGGAGAAAACTTGACTTGTGTCGGATTGACCGAAGAGAAGGGACATGTCGGAGACGTCTATGCATTCGGGGAAGCTGTCATCCAAATATCCGAACCGAGAAATCCTTGTTATAAGCTGGCGGCAAAGTATGCGGTGCCTGATATGGTGCTCCGCATGAGGGATACCGGTTTTACAGGCTTTCTCTTCCGTGTGCTGAAAGAGGGGGATGTTTCCAGTGAGGACGTCTTACTTTTGATGGAAAAAGGGGACGTTTCGATTGCGGAAGTGAACGAAGTGAAATTTCACGACCGTTATAATAAAGAGAAGCTGAAGAGAGTCCTCGCATCCGAAGCGTTGGCGGAGAGTACGAAAGCCCCGCTCCGTAAGCAGTTAAAGAAGGCGGAAAGCATGGCCTGA
- a CDS encoding DUF4037 domain-containing protein, with product MRGADLVKKAEAQAAFYAENPKVEVIFLAGSVARGWDDAFSDIELHILWKAPPTEEDRIGPVSEVGGSILSFEPYEDEEWSEAYTDESGLKFEISSFLTETVERYITDVVEDGEFDYDKQCILSSIQDGKILYGKAQGQRMKTRTDAYPDVLAAKMISENLELTNRWSNRQALKARGDWLMFYDLVTFVQKKLMGVLFGMNRMYVQHPSFKWMVWNIDRMEEKPERFGERMSTLISKDPADTLADLEALVEEVRALVSKRG from the coding sequence GTGAGGGGAGCGGATCTGGTAAAGAAAGCAGAGGCGCAGGCCGCGTTTTACGCGGAAAATCCGAAGGTGGAGGTGATCTTTCTTGCGGGATCGGTCGCGCGCGGATGGGATGATGCGTTTTCGGACATTGAATTGCACATCCTTTGGAAAGCGCCGCCGACGGAGGAGGATCGAATCGGCCCGGTTTCTGAGGTGGGTGGATCGATTCTGAGCTTCGAACCATATGAAGACGAAGAATGGTCGGAAGCCTACACCGACGAGTCGGGGCTGAAGTTTGAAATCAGCAGTTTCCTTACGGAGACAGTGGAACGGTACATAACAGACGTCGTCGAAGACGGAGAGTTCGATTATGATAAACAGTGCATCCTGTCTTCCATTCAGGATGGAAAGATTCTTTATGGAAAAGCGCAGGGGCAACGGATGAAAACAAGGACGGATGCTTATCCGGATGTGCTCGCAGCGAAGATGATTTCTGAAAACCTCGAGCTGACGAATCGCTGGAGCAACCGACAGGCGCTGAAGGCCCGCGGGGACTGGTTGATGTTTTATGATCTTGTGACGTTTGTCCAGAAAAAGTTGATGGGCGTATTGTTCGGCATGAACCGGATGTATGTCCAGCATCCTTCTTTCAAGTGGATGGTATGGAACATAGACAGAATGGAAGAAAAGCCGGAGCGTTTTGGCGAGCGGATGTCCACCCTTATCTCTAAAGATCCCGCGGATACGCTCGCTGACTTGGAAGCGTTGGTGGAAGAGGTGCGGGCCTTGGTATCGAAGCGCGGTTGA
- a CDS encoding FGGY-family carbohydrate kinase, whose amino-acid sequence MTERYIIGVDGGSQSTKVVIYDLKGNPVSRGVQPLKQVDTPEPGQVEHPGDDLWDSLAAASKKAMDQFSGDREAIVGVGLCTIRFVRCLLKADGCLASPAQSWMDERVSKPYEQEDSEVSYVTTSSGYLTHRLTGEKKDSAGNYQGQWPIDTDTWGWSEEDSLYEQYNLSKDMLFDLYPPGTILGHITEEASLATGIPKGLPVVATANDKAVEALGAGIRTQETALISLGTYIAGMVHGGRQNVKEAENYWTNFSAVPQEYLYESGGIRRGMWTVSWFKELLGEDLVKKAEASGVSPEDYLNAEADSRVPPGSDGLLTVLDWLAPAGQPYKKGMMIGFDVRHTGAHMYRSILEGIALTMKAHMDAMYAEMGERLERIILTGGGSNGDLMMQIFADVFGVPADRNVINGSASLGSAINTSVALGIYENYDQAITEMVKVKDSFSPDMDTHDFYTRFNEEVYQQITAHTDPVLKQAHAFFNR is encoded by the coding sequence ATGACGGAACGCTACATAATTGGAGTCGACGGAGGATCACAGAGTACGAAGGTGGTGATCTACGACTTGAAAGGAAACCCGGTCAGCCGGGGAGTACAGCCGCTGAAGCAGGTGGATACTCCCGAACCCGGGCAGGTGGAGCATCCGGGAGATGATCTTTGGGACTCCCTTGCTGCTGCATCGAAAAAGGCGATGGATCAGTTCTCCGGTGACAGGGAAGCTATCGTCGGAGTCGGGTTGTGCACGATCCGCTTCGTCCGCTGTCTGTTGAAAGCAGACGGATGCCTTGCTTCCCCAGCCCAAAGCTGGATGGATGAGAGGGTCTCCAAACCATATGAACAGGAAGATTCGGAAGTTTCCTACGTCACGACATCCTCTGGTTATCTCACGCATCGGCTGACTGGAGAGAAAAAGGATTCTGCAGGGAATTACCAGGGCCAGTGGCCGATAGATACAGATACGTGGGGGTGGAGTGAAGAGGATTCCTTGTATGAGCAATACAACCTGTCGAAAGACATGCTCTTTGACCTCTACCCTCCTGGAACCATCCTCGGCCATATCACGGAGGAGGCGTCTTTGGCTACCGGCATTCCGAAGGGGCTTCCGGTCGTTGCAACCGCCAATGATAAAGCGGTGGAAGCGCTTGGTGCGGGCATCCGCACACAAGAGACGGCACTGATTTCCCTGGGAACGTACATAGCGGGGATGGTGCACGGCGGTAGGCAGAATGTGAAGGAAGCAGAGAATTACTGGACGAACTTTTCTGCTGTACCGCAGGAGTATCTCTACGAAAGTGGAGGAATCCGGCGGGGAATGTGGACCGTCAGCTGGTTCAAAGAGCTGCTTGGTGAAGACCTCGTGAAAAAAGCGGAAGCGTCGGGGGTTTCACCGGAGGATTACTTAAACGCGGAAGCGGATTCCCGTGTCCCGCCGGGAAGTGACGGACTCCTTACCGTTCTCGACTGGCTGGCTCCTGCGGGGCAGCCGTATAAGAAAGGCATGATGATCGGCTTCGACGTCCGTCATACAGGTGCCCATATGTACCGGTCGATTCTTGAAGGGATCGCCCTTACGATGAAAGCCCACATGGATGCTATGTACGCGGAGATGGGAGAACGGCTGGAACGTATCATCCTTACGGGCGGGGGCTCCAACGGGGACTTGATGATGCAGATTTTTGCCGACGTGTTCGGTGTACCGGCAGACAGGAATGTGATCAACGGTTCCGCCAGCCTCGGGTCAGCGATTAATACATCCGTTGCGCTGGGGATCTACGAGAACTACGACCAGGCGATAACGGAGATGGTGAAGGTCAAAGACAGTTTTTCGCCGGACATGGACACGCACGATTTTTATACGCGGTTTAATGAAGAAGTGTACCAGCAAATAACGGCACATACAGACCCGGTTTTGAAGCAGGCGCATGCCTTTTTCAACCGGTAA
- a CDS encoding BCCT family transporter, translating into MSSKKRVRIRPLVFLPAFVLLLLTIILNFVSYDWFLHVTTVAKNFMTQELGWVYSLAGVACVILIIFAYFSPLGNVKIGGAEAKPLLRKKTWFAITLTTTIAAGILFWGTAEPISHFTSPPQSLGIEPMSAEAAIFAMETLYLHWTFIPYAFYSIPTIVFAFAYYNMKRSFSVGSQISPALRNYNQDKINTVVDAVILFAVAAAIASSFGTSVMNMGGGINSLFGIDNDKSLWVVITIIGTIAFIVSSSTGLMKGIRVLADFNIYLYYIIIAALIILGPTVFMFSMGTESFGGFLSNFFDKALFTGETANDDWASGWTTFYWSNWMAWAPVTAVFLARIAYGYTVKEVIMMNFVIPGFFSVLWMTVLGGTALNFQMTGKVDLAEVIAEQGTGAAGYAVLSELPFASVLIIIYLLAVMISFVTATDSTTNAMASISSTGITEGSQEAPVFIKVTWGVIVGAVALIFISTLGLDGIRTLSYLGGFPALFLGVLSLISLMVIMKNPKKFDRHSSDRQ; encoded by the coding sequence ATGAGTAGCAAAAAAAGGGTGCGGATTCGTCCGCTGGTATTTTTGCCAGCCTTTGTATTACTCTTACTTACGATTATATTAAACTTTGTCAGCTATGATTGGTTTTTACACGTTACGACCGTCGCCAAAAACTTCATGACGCAGGAGCTCGGCTGGGTGTACAGTCTTGCAGGCGTCGCTTGTGTTATCCTGATTATCTTCGCGTACTTCTCTCCACTTGGAAACGTGAAGATCGGGGGAGCAGAGGCGAAGCCTTTACTTAGAAAGAAAACATGGTTTGCCATCACGTTGACAACGACGATCGCTGCCGGAATTTTGTTTTGGGGAACAGCAGAGCCGATTTCTCACTTCACCTCTCCTCCACAATCGCTTGGGATTGAGCCGATGTCTGCGGAGGCGGCCATTTTTGCAATGGAAACGCTCTATCTGCACTGGACATTCATCCCGTATGCGTTCTATTCCATCCCTACCATCGTGTTTGCCTTCGCTTATTACAACATGAAGCGCTCCTTTAGTGTAGGCTCGCAAATTTCGCCGGCTCTCAGGAATTACAATCAAGATAAAATCAACACGGTCGTCGATGCGGTGATCCTTTTTGCAGTAGCCGCGGCCATTGCTTCCTCCTTCGGTACGTCCGTAATGAATATGGGCGGAGGAATCAACTCGCTGTTCGGCATTGATAATGATAAATCGCTCTGGGTCGTCATCACCATCATCGGGACCATTGCCTTCATCGTCTCTTCCAGTACGGGTCTGATGAAGGGAATCCGGGTGCTGGCTGACTTTAATATCTACTTGTACTACATCATCATAGCTGCGCTGATTATTCTCGGTCCGACCGTCTTCATGTTCAGTATGGGAACGGAAAGCTTTGGAGGGTTCCTGTCGAACTTCTTTGATAAAGCACTGTTCACCGGAGAAACAGCGAACGACGATTGGGCAAGCGGCTGGACGACCTTCTATTGGTCGAACTGGATGGCCTGGGCTCCTGTAACAGCTGTTTTCCTGGCAAGGATCGCCTACGGATATACGGTCAAAGAAGTCATAATGATGAACTTCGTCATCCCCGGCTTTTTCAGTGTCCTATGGATGACGGTGCTGGGTGGAACCGCCCTTAATTTCCAAATGACGGGGAAGGTTGATCTGGCGGAAGTGATTGCTGAACAGGGAACAGGGGCAGCCGGTTACGCTGTTTTAAGTGAGCTGCCGTTTGCAAGTGTTCTGATTATCATCTACCTGCTTGCTGTCATGATTTCATTTGTCACGGCAACAGATTCGACGACGAATGCGATGGCAAGCATCAGTTCCACCGGGATAACCGAGGGGTCCCAGGAAGCTCCTGTCTTCATCAAAGTGACGTGGGGTGTGATTGTAGGTGCTGTTGCGCTGATTTTCATTTCCACCCTTGGGTTGGACGGGATTCGGACGCTTTCTTATCTGGGTGGGTTTCCGGCTCTCTTCCTCGGTGTATTGAGCTTGATTTCGTTAATGGTCATTATGAAAAATCCGAAGAAATTTGATCGTCATTCTTCAGATAGACAATAA
- a CDS encoding GNAT family N-acetyltransferase gives MLLSPMRNEEFHQYRELSVREYAEEKVRAGNWKEEEALEKSEEQFCQLLPDGVNTVDHYLFTMQEDGEAVGVIWLYRQTPEKGFIYDIKVDESKRGLGHGERAMRALETEAEKLGLATIGLHVFGHNKIARRLYDKLGYIETNISMEKKLPRDS, from the coding sequence ATGCTGTTATCTCCAATGAGGAACGAAGAGTTTCACCAATACCGAGAGCTGTCTGTACGGGAATATGCAGAGGAAAAGGTGCGTGCGGGGAATTGGAAGGAAGAAGAGGCGCTGGAGAAGTCGGAGGAGCAATTCTGTCAGCTGCTTCCGGACGGCGTGAATACGGTGGATCATTACCTGTTCACCATGCAGGAGGACGGGGAAGCGGTCGGAGTGATCTGGCTTTACAGGCAGACACCTGAGAAAGGGTTCATCTACGACATTAAAGTGGACGAGAGTAAACGCGGGTTGGGTCACGGAGAGCGGGCGATGCGTGCGTTGGAAACAGAAGCAGAGAAGCTCGGGCTGGCAACGATCGGGTTGCACGTGTTCGGACACAACAAAATCGCCCGGCGCTTATATGATAAGCTCGGCTACATAGAAACAAATATTTCCATGGAGAAGAAGCTGCCACGAGATTCCTAA
- a CDS encoding FAD-binding oxidoreductase encodes MALTREQIVKDIQAFIAEDRVITEEEVLKENSVDRFRKYETIHGIYTQPLPAAVVKVKDEQEVSDLLRYMNDNGINAVPRTGGSATEGGLETAVENSIVIDGSGMDEIVSIDPYDMLATVKCGVPLEVLEDKLREQGLTTGHSPQSKPLAQMGGLVATRSIGQLSTLYGGIEDMVIGLEAVFPNGEVTKIRNIPRRAAGPDIRHVIIGNEGALCYITEVTVKVFKYQPDNNRYFGYLLDDMKKGFEILREVMVQGYRPSVARLYDPEDGADHFDFSKGKCVLIFMAEGPKALAEVTGAAIEEIVSEHGPAEQVESRLIQNWFENLNWDPAKVLEERKEIKETNNIGFTTEVSGTWGVIHDIYERCIKRVREEIPHITMLGGHSSHSYMNGTNMYFVYYYDLVDIKPEEEITKYHYPINKIIVEETIKAGGSMVHHHGVGKHRTPWIKEEYGSSYYILETLKQAFDPKGIMNKGTIFPKEDK; translated from the coding sequence ATGGCATTGACAAGAGAACAGATTGTAAAGGACATCCAGGCATTTATTGCAGAAGACAGGGTCATTACAGAAGAAGAAGTGTTGAAAGAAAACAGTGTGGACCGTTTCCGTAAATATGAAACGATTCACGGGATCTACACGCAGCCGCTTCCTGCTGCTGTCGTCAAAGTGAAAGATGAGCAGGAAGTATCCGATCTCCTTCGTTATATGAATGACAACGGTATTAACGCTGTACCTCGTACCGGCGGTTCTGCTACGGAAGGTGGTCTGGAGACGGCTGTGGAGAATTCCATCGTCATCGATGGATCAGGAATGGATGAGATTGTAAGCATCGATCCGTACGATATGCTGGCGACCGTCAAATGCGGCGTTCCATTAGAAGTGTTGGAGGATAAGCTTAGGGAACAAGGGTTGACGACGGGCCACTCTCCGCAGTCGAAGCCGCTCGCTCAAATGGGCGGACTGGTAGCGACGCGTAGTATCGGCCAGCTTTCTACTTTGTACGGTGGCATTGAAGACATGGTGATCGGTCTGGAAGCGGTATTTCCGAATGGCGAAGTGACAAAAATCAGAAACATCCCGCGTCGCGCGGCAGGACCTGATATTCGTCATGTCATCATCGGCAACGAAGGAGCCCTTTGCTACATTACGGAAGTGACCGTGAAGGTCTTCAAGTATCAGCCGGATAACAACCGCTACTTCGGGTACTTATTGGATGATATGAAGAAAGGATTTGAAATTCTACGGGAAGTGATGGTGCAGGGGTACCGTCCGTCTGTGGCCCGGCTGTACGATCCGGAAGATGGAGCGGATCATTTTGATTTCTCGAAAGGTAAATGTGTCCTTATCTTCATGGCGGAAGGTCCGAAGGCTTTGGCAGAAGTGACGGGAGCAGCTATTGAAGAAATCGTCAGCGAGCACGGGCCGGCGGAACAAGTGGAAAGCCGTTTGATTCAGAACTGGTTCGAGAACCTGAACTGGGACCCGGCAAAAGTGCTGGAAGAGAGAAAAGAAATCAAAGAGACGAACAATATCGGATTTACGACAGAAGTATCAGGGACATGGGGCGTCATTCATGATATTTATGAGCGGTGCATCAAACGCGTGCGGGAAGAGATTCCTCACATTACTATGCTCGGCGGTCACTCCTCGCACAGTTACATGAACGGTACGAATATGTATTTCGTTTATTATTACGACCTTGTTGACATTAAGCCGGAAGAAGAAATCACCAAATATCATTATCCGATCAACAAGATCATTGTAGAAGAAACGATCAAGGCGGGCGGTTCCATGGTCCACCACCATGGTGTCGGAAAGCACAGAACCCCATGGATCAAAGAGGAATATGGTTCTTCCTATTATATTTTGGAAACGCTCAAGCAGGCATTTGACCCGAAAGGCATCATGAATAAAGGGACAATCTTCCCGAAAGAAGATAAGTAA
- a CDS encoding SDR family oxidoreductase gives MDMTDFSMDFFSLKGKTAIVTGGNTGLGRAFSLALAKAGADLFIPSLTEDDGTTRQLIEQTGAKMEFMEVNLTEDGAAKRIVDRCLETMGALDIVVNSAGMNTVAEFNEFGRDKWDPLMQVNLTAAFEMSHEAAKVMIPKRQGKIINICSVFSYHGGQGSPAYTASKHGIAGLTKAYCDELAQYNIQVNGIAPGYYATDITENTRNDPAANQKVLDHTPASRWGEPADLMGATVFLASRAADYVNGHIMAVDGGYLVR, from the coding sequence ATGGACATGACCGATTTTTCGATGGATTTCTTTTCCTTGAAGGGAAAGACAGCCATCGTCACCGGTGGAAATACAGGCTTGGGTCGTGCATTTTCTCTTGCCCTGGCGAAAGCAGGGGCGGACCTTTTTATTCCGAGTCTTACAGAAGACGATGGAACGACGAGGCAACTTATTGAACAGACCGGAGCCAAGATGGAGTTCATGGAAGTGAACTTGACGGAAGACGGTGCCGCTAAAAGGATCGTCGACCGCTGTCTGGAAACGATGGGCGCGCTTGATATCGTCGTCAACAGTGCCGGGATGAATACCGTAGCAGAATTTAACGAGTTCGGACGGGACAAATGGGATCCGTTGATGCAGGTGAATTTAACGGCAGCGTTCGAAATGAGTCACGAGGCTGCGAAAGTGATGATTCCGAAGCGTCAAGGGAAGATCATCAACATCTGTTCGGTGTTTTCCTACCACGGAGGACAGGGTTCTCCTGCCTACACGGCGAGTAAGCACGGTATTGCCGGACTTACAAAGGCGTATTGCGATGAACTGGCTCAGTACAATATCCAAGTGAACGGGATCGCTCCCGGTTACTATGCCACAGATATAACGGAAAACACACGCAATGACCCGGCAGCCAACCAGAAAGTGTTGGATCACACACCTGCCAGCCGCTGGGGCGAACCGGCTGATTTGATGGGAGCGACCGTCTTTCTGGCAAGCCGGGCTGCCGACTACGTCAATGGACACATCATGGCAGTGGACGGAGGATACCTTGTCCGCTGA
- a CDS encoding ion transporter, with the protein MESGEYIIQLQRIVESKTFTNFILAVILFNAVLLGLATDERIYASYENIFILLDIVILAIFTIEILMKIVVYRLRFFRDGWNIFDFVIVFGTLILYNSHFIAVLRILRVLRVLRTISVVPSLRRLTTALFMAIPAIGSVTLLMGIIFYVYAIIGTSFFGELAPEYFGDVGLSTLTLFQVFTLESWASGVFRPIFAEVTWSWLYFVSFIIISAFIILNLIVGEIVNNAQQLSEHAEEESRDMERIKQDLQELKQMVRENGKH; encoded by the coding sequence GTGGAAAGCGGGGAGTACATTATTCAGTTACAGCGAATCGTAGAAAGCAAAACGTTCACAAACTTCATTCTGGCGGTCATCCTTTTCAATGCCGTCCTGCTCGGTCTTGCGACAGACGAGCGGATTTACGCATCCTATGAGAATATCTTCATTCTTCTCGATATCGTCATCCTGGCGATCTTCACCATTGAAATCCTGATGAAAATAGTGGTCTACCGTCTGCGTTTCTTCCGAGATGGGTGGAACATCTTCGACTTTGTCATCGTATTCGGCACGCTTATTTTATACAACAGCCACTTCATCGCTGTCCTGCGGATTCTCCGGGTTCTCCGGGTACTGCGGACGATTTCTGTCGTTCCATCGTTACGCAGGCTGACGACCGCACTGTTCATGGCCATTCCGGCGATTGGATCGGTGACGCTCTTAATGGGAATCATCTTTTACGTCTATGCCATCATCGGAACGAGCTTCTTCGGCGAACTTGCACCGGAATATTTCGGAGATGTCGGGTTAAGCACGCTGACGCTTTTCCAAGTGTTCACACTGGAGAGCTGGGCAAGCGGCGTCTTCCGGCCGATCTTTGCAGAAGTAACATGGTCCTGGCTGTATTTTGTTTCGTTCATTATCATTTCCGCTTTCATCATCCTCAACCTTATCGTCGGGGAAATCGTCAATAATGCCCAGCAGCTGTCTGAGCATGCCGAAGAGGAAAGCAGGGATATGGAACGGATCAAGCAGGATCTGCAGGAATTGAAGCAGATGGTGAGAGAAAATGGAAAACATTGA
- a CDS encoding glycerol-3-phosphate responsive antiterminator, with product MRDHVEEALEENPVIAAVKDDKGLEEAIQTDCTIIFILNSDIINVGEIVEKVKTHGKLAFVHIDLLEGTSNKEVSLQFLKENTQADGIISTKAQMVRAAKNYGFYTVHRFFLVDSISFKSIDKQIANSSPHFIEILPGMMPKAIGWVKDKVHIPIIASGLVCEKEDVVEAIKAGAVAISSTNNEVWYM from the coding sequence ATGAGAGATCATGTCGAAGAAGCGCTGGAAGAAAATCCAGTCATCGCAGCTGTAAAAGATGACAAAGGATTAGAAGAAGCGATCCAGACGGATTGTACAATTATATTCATCCTGAATAGTGACATCATCAATGTAGGTGAGATTGTAGAGAAAGTGAAAACCCACGGGAAGCTTGCTTTCGTGCACATCGACCTGCTGGAAGGTACATCGAATAAAGAAGTTTCCCTGCAGTTCCTAAAAGAAAACACCCAGGCAGACGGGATCATATCAACGAAAGCACAAATGGTCCGCGCCGCCAAAAATTACGGTTTTTATACGGTTCACCGATTCTTTCTTGTCGATTCCATTTCCTTTAAAAGCATCGATAAGCAGATTGCAAACTCCTCCCCCCACTTCATAGAAATCCTCCCCGGCATGATGCCGAAAGCAATCGGCTGGGTTAAAGACAAAGTACATATCCCCATTATCGCCAGTGGCCTTGTATGCGAGAAAGAAGATGTCGTAGAAGCGATCAAAGCAGGCGCCGTCGCCATATCATCGACGAATAATGAAGTCTGGTATATGTAA